In Capsicum annuum cultivar UCD-10X-F1 chromosome 7, UCD10Xv1.1, whole genome shotgun sequence, one genomic interval encodes:
- the LOC124885762 gene encoding uncharacterized protein LOC124885762: protein MADRFVKRPIGILYDVLVEVADFIFYVDFVVLDYDMDFKVPIFLGRPFLATGRVIVDIDLNKLKFRINEKEAKFAIHSPMTQQNEMSVFSIGDVFYVDGREEPLLRKQRKKKILKVPLPPPPIKEKESEEGDTDPTTQPDSTDSEQPESEHADFEQPESEGPLSESPSVEQQNGKESPI, encoded by the exons ATGGCGGATAGGTTTGTAAAGCGGCCAATAGGAATACTATATGATGTATTGGTAGAGGTGGCCGActttatattttatgttgattttgtaGTCCTTGACTATGATATGGACTTTAAAGTACCCATTTTTTTAGGTAGACCATTCCTCGCGACTGGGAGAGTTATAGTAGACATAGACCTAAATAAGCTGAAGTTCAGGATCAATGAGAAAGAAGCAAAATTTGCAATTCACTCACCCATGACACAGCAAAatgagatgagtgttttctcaatcgggGATGTATTCTATGTAGATGGTAGAGAG GAGCCACTGCTCAGGaaacaaaggaaaaagaaaatcctaaaagTGCCTTTGCCACCTCCACCAATTAAAGAGAAGGAGAGTGAAGAAGGTGATACTGATCCAACAACACAACCTGATAGTACGGATTCTGAGCAACCTGAGTCAGAGCATGCTGATTTTGAGCAACCTGAATCTGAGGGACCATTATCTGAGTCCCCTTCTGTTGAGCAACAGAATGGTAAAGAATCTCCGATTTAG